The proteins below come from a single Parageobacillus thermoglucosidasius genomic window:
- a CDS encoding saccharopine dehydrogenase family protein, with protein MKVLVLGAGLMGKEAARDLGQSEGVSAVTLADVDRQKAEVVCRQLHSSKLEAKQVDAANEKELAALMRGHDVVVNALFYRFNELVAKTAIEVGVHSVDLGGHIGHITDRVLQLNENAKQAGVTIIPDLGVAPGMINILSGYGASQLDELKSIKLYVGGIPVRPEPPLEYNHVFSLEGLFDHYTDPSLIIRGGKKQEIPSLSEVETIYFERFGPLEAFHTSGGTSTLPRSYPQLECLEYKTIRYPGHAEKFKLLVDLNLTRNDYEVEVKGQKVKPRDVLLAALSPLLDLKDKEDVVLLRVIVGGVKNGKETVLEYETVTWKDRKTNVTAMARTTANTISVVAQMIGSGVIQKRGVYPPEQIVPGDIYIKEMERRGVVIEEKQYVK; from the coding sequence ATGAAAGTGTTAGTGCTTGGAGCTGGGCTGATGGGAAAAGAGGCGGCGCGCGATTTAGGGCAAAGCGAGGGCGTTTCCGCCGTCACGTTAGCCGATGTGGATCGGCAAAAGGCGGAGGTTGTTTGCCGGCAGCTGCATTCTAGCAAACTCGAAGCAAAGCAAGTCGATGCGGCGAATGAAAAAGAATTGGCTGCGCTGATGCGTGGACACGATGTGGTCGTTAACGCGTTATTTTATCGTTTTAATGAATTGGTGGCGAAAACGGCGATCGAAGTCGGCGTTCATTCTGTTGATTTAGGAGGGCATATCGGCCATATTACCGACAGGGTGCTGCAATTAAATGAAAACGCTAAGCAAGCTGGTGTTACGATCATTCCAGATTTAGGCGTCGCGCCGGGAATGATCAACATTTTATCAGGGTACGGAGCGAGCCAATTAGACGAGTTAAAATCGATTAAGCTATATGTCGGCGGAATTCCTGTACGTCCGGAGCCGCCGCTCGAATACAACCATGTATTTTCGCTAGAAGGGCTGTTTGATCATTATACCGATCCGTCTCTCATTATTCGCGGCGGGAAAAAGCAAGAAATCCCGTCGTTGTCGGAAGTGGAAACGATTTATTTTGAGCGGTTTGGCCCGCTCGAAGCGTTTCATACATCAGGAGGGACTTCCACATTGCCCCGCTCTTATCCGCAATTGGAATGCTTGGAATATAAAACGATCCGCTATCCAGGCCATGCGGAAAAATTTAAGCTGCTCGTCGATCTGAATTTGACAAGAAATGACTACGAGGTGGAAGTTAAAGGGCAAAAAGTGAAGCCGCGCGACGTGCTGTTAGCGGCTTTATCGCCGCTTTTGGATTTAAAAGATAAAGAGGATGTCGTGCTGTTGCGGGTCATTGTCGGCGGAGTCAAAAACGGCAAAGAAACGGTTTTGGAATATGAAACGGTCACGTGGAAAGACCGCAAAACCAACGTGACAGCGATGGCGCGGACCACTGCCAATACGATCTCGGTCGTCGCGCAAATGATCGGAAGCGGAGTCATTCAAAAACGGGGCGTTTATCCGCCGGAGCAAATCGTTCCAGGAGACATTTACATCAAGGAAATGGAAAGACGCGGCGTTGTGATCGAAGAGAAGCAATATGTAAAGTGA
- a CDS encoding winged helix-turn-helix domain-containing protein, giving the protein MFANHPDQSFSREQLLEKVWGDIYFGNGRAIETL; this is encoded by the coding sequence GTGTTCGCGAATCATCCGGATCAATCATTTTCTAGAGAGCAACTGCTTGAAAAGGTGTGGGGCGACATTTATTTTGGCAATGGCAGAGCGATAGAGACCTTATGA
- a CDS encoding (2Fe-2S)-binding protein — translation MEAPAKCEMQLLVNGETKSVVARQADTLLFVLRNELGLTGAKPGCLNGDCGACTVLVDGIPIKSCMMLAIETVGKAITTSEGLHNTAIQRAFVEHFAFQCGYCTPGFIMNAFALIERHPDADDRIIQEWLESNICRCTSYKEIEAAVKTVLANHPSIPNDGHF, via the coding sequence ATGGAGGCCCCAGCTAAATGTGAAATGCAATTGTTAGTGAACGGGGAAACGAAATCTGTCGTCGCCCGCCAAGCTGATACATTGCTCTTCGTTCTCCGCAACGAACTCGGTCTTACCGGGGCAAAACCTGGCTGCTTAAACGGCGACTGTGGCGCATGCACCGTATTAGTGGACGGCATCCCAATCAAATCGTGCATGATGCTTGCCATTGAAACGGTCGGAAAAGCGATAACTACGAGCGAAGGGCTTCATAACACGGCGATTCAGCGCGCGTTCGTCGAACATTTTGCCTTCCAGTGCGGCTACTGCACCCCCGGCTTTATTATGAATGCCTTCGCTTTAATAGAACGCCATCCCGATGCGGATGACAGGATCATTCAAGAATGGCTGGAATCGAACATTTGCCGATGTACGAGCTATAAAGAGATTGAAGCAGCAGTAAAAACGGTTTTAGCAAACCATCCATCTATTCCTAACGACGGCCATTTCTGA
- a CDS encoding FAD binding domain-containing protein has translation MIPFEITYHRPRSIAEAVRLFDTLQQQGKKPLYYGGGTEIITLSRLHLVAADAVIDIKHIPECRALESNPHELVLGAALPLAALEEADPFPLLTKAASEVADRTARNQITLGGNICGQFFYRETVLPFLLSDSQAVIAGKDGVRQCNIHDVFQRHIRLKPGQFLVQMKVDRSYASLPHFHRKRRKQGKVGYPLVTAAAIKKDGQIRVALSGMCPFPFRSTEVEERLNARHLSLHDRIAGAIRALPRPILDDIEGSAAYRLFVLEQMLFDIIEELGGE, from the coding sequence ATGATTCCTTTTGAGATTACTTATCATCGCCCCCGCTCCATTGCTGAAGCGGTGCGGCTGTTTGACACCTTGCAGCAGCAAGGCAAAAAACCGCTCTATTACGGGGGCGGAACGGAAATTATAACGCTCTCCCGCCTCCATCTTGTTGCCGCCGACGCGGTCATTGATATTAAACATATTCCCGAATGCCGCGCGCTCGAATCCAATCCGCACGAGCTTGTGCTCGGGGCGGCACTGCCGCTGGCCGCATTAGAAGAGGCTGATCCGTTTCCGCTTTTGACGAAAGCGGCAAGCGAAGTCGCCGACCGAACGGCGCGCAACCAAATCACCCTTGGCGGCAATATTTGCGGGCAATTTTTTTACCGCGAAACGGTTTTGCCATTCCTTCTTTCTGACAGCCAAGCAGTCATTGCCGGAAAAGACGGCGTAAGGCAGTGCAACATCCACGATGTCTTTCAGCGGCACATTCGGTTAAAACCCGGACAATTTCTCGTACAAATGAAAGTCGACCGCTCCTACGCATCGCTGCCCCATTTCCACCGCAAGCGCCGCAAACAAGGCAAAGTCGGATACCCGCTTGTCACCGCCGCCGCCATCAAAAAAGACGGGCAAATCCGCGTGGCGCTGAGCGGCATGTGCCCGTTTCCGTTTCGTTCCACAGAGGTGGAAGAACGGTTAAATGCGCGGCATCTCTCCTTACATGACCGCATTGCGGGAGCGATACGGGCTCTGCCGCGGCCAATTTTAGACGATATAGAAGGCTCGGCAGCGTACCGCCTGTTTGTGCTTGAACAAATGCTTTTCGATATTATCGAAGAACTGGGAGGGGAGTAA
- a CDS encoding xanthine dehydrogenase family protein molybdopterin-binding subunit, with protein sequence MAIGKSVIRKEAWDKVTGRAKYTNDFTEKGMLHAKLVTSPYAHARIRAIDAKKARAIPGVRAIITGEGLPLTGEDLRDRPPIAFDKVRYHGEVVAVIVADTLVQAEKAANLVHVAYEPLPAIGTPSEALKEDAPLIHEQLGSYQKNKHTYPEPNTNIAHRTKIRKGNMERGWAESDVVVETRVSFSPSDHIAMETRCATAEILPDGQIMISASSQSPFMIKRLISTYFGEDAGNIVVHTPLVGGAYGGKAPVQLELLAYLAAKAVRGRKVRVWNTREEDMITSPVHIGLEAAVKLGATNDGYIKAAEILFLFDGGAYSDKAIDVSRAAAVDCTGPYHIENVWCDSLCVYTNHPYAAPFRGFGHSEQAFAIERALDLLAEKLDKDKWELRRKNAIRPGHTTPTQVPLNRSNVGDLPACLDRLRELMEWDEWQRIEIDAYTVQAKGISCAWKTSTIDPDASSGVILTFNSDGSVNVISGVVEIGTGTKTILAQIVAEKLKMDVHDVYVKMDIETQTTPEHWKTVGSRGTFMAGRAALAAADDAIRQLKAIAACILRASADDLEVGGGKVFLRDDPSIYVPVKDIANGYKYPNGNAVGGQIIGRGTYILRHMTPLDKETGAGKPGPEWTVGAEGVEIELNRRDYTYKILKAFAVIDIGKVLNPKAALGQVMGAMSMGLSFASRETFLFDRYERVLNPQLRTYRPIRFGEHPEYIVEFIETPQIDAPYGARGVGEHGLIGMPAALANALSLAAEVPLNELPLFPEQIWRKKKGDIHDSF encoded by the coding sequence ATGGCCATCGGTAAAAGCGTCATTCGCAAAGAAGCATGGGATAAAGTGACCGGAAGAGCCAAATATACGAACGATTTTACTGAAAAAGGAATGCTCCATGCCAAACTCGTTACCAGCCCGTACGCCCATGCGCGCATTCGCGCGATCGATGCCAAAAAGGCGCGCGCCATCCCCGGCGTGCGCGCGATCATCACCGGCGAAGGATTGCCTCTGACAGGAGAAGACTTGCGCGACCGCCCTCCCATCGCTTTTGATAAAGTGCGCTATCACGGCGAAGTCGTCGCTGTCATCGTCGCCGATACGCTTGTCCAGGCGGAAAAGGCGGCCAACCTTGTTCATGTTGCTTATGAACCCCTTCCTGCCATCGGTACACCAAGCGAAGCGCTAAAAGAAGACGCCCCCCTCATTCATGAACAGCTAGGAAGCTATCAAAAGAACAAACATACCTATCCCGAGCCAAATACGAACATCGCCCATCGCACGAAAATCCGCAAAGGCAATATGGAACGGGGCTGGGCGGAAAGCGACGTTGTCGTGGAAACGCGCGTGTCCTTTTCCCCTTCTGACCACATAGCAATGGAAACAAGATGCGCCACTGCAGAAATCCTTCCAGATGGACAGATTATGATATCCGCTTCCTCTCAGTCGCCGTTTATGATTAAACGGCTTATCAGCACCTATTTTGGAGAGGATGCTGGCAACATTGTCGTTCATACCCCGCTTGTCGGCGGAGCTTACGGCGGAAAAGCGCCTGTGCAGCTTGAGCTTCTCGCCTATCTGGCAGCGAAAGCGGTGAGGGGAAGAAAGGTGAGAGTTTGGAATACAAGGGAAGAAGATATGATCACCTCTCCGGTCCATATCGGATTGGAAGCAGCCGTCAAGCTTGGCGCCACCAACGACGGCTATATTAAAGCGGCGGAAATTCTGTTTTTATTTGACGGAGGCGCCTATTCCGATAAAGCAATCGATGTCAGCCGCGCCGCCGCTGTTGACTGCACCGGGCCATATCATATCGAAAATGTCTGGTGTGATTCGCTATGTGTCTACACGAATCATCCATATGCCGCCCCTTTTCGCGGCTTTGGCCATAGTGAACAAGCGTTCGCCATCGAGCGTGCACTAGACTTGCTCGCCGAAAAGCTAGATAAAGACAAATGGGAATTGCGGCGGAAAAACGCGATCCGCCCCGGCCATACCACCCCGACGCAAGTGCCGTTAAACCGCAGCAATGTCGGCGACTTGCCGGCCTGTCTCGACCGTCTGCGCGAGTTAATGGAATGGGACGAATGGCAGCGCATCGAAATCGATGCTTATACTGTACAGGCGAAAGGCATCAGTTGCGCGTGGAAAACGTCCACGATTGACCCTGATGCCAGCTCTGGTGTCATTTTAACATTTAATTCCGACGGAAGCGTCAATGTCATCTCCGGGGTAGTCGAAATCGGAACCGGAACAAAAACGATCCTCGCCCAAATCGTTGCCGAGAAATTAAAAATGGATGTCCATGATGTCTACGTCAAAATGGATATTGAGACGCAAACGACCCCAGAACATTGGAAAACGGTCGGAAGCCGGGGCACCTTTATGGCGGGAAGAGCGGCGCTCGCCGCGGCGGACGATGCCATCCGCCAGCTCAAAGCGATCGCTGCTTGCATCCTCCGCGCATCAGCGGACGATTTAGAAGTCGGCGGCGGGAAAGTATTTTTGCGCGATGACCCGAGCATCTATGTTCCAGTGAAAGACATCGCCAACGGCTACAAATACCCAAACGGCAATGCAGTCGGGGGGCAAATTATCGGACGGGGAACCTATATTTTGCGCCACATGACCCCGCTTGATAAAGAAACGGGCGCAGGCAAACCGGGGCCGGAATGGACGGTCGGCGCGGAAGGAGTGGAAATTGAACTCAACCGCCGCGACTATACGTATAAAATCCTTAAAGCATTTGCCGTCATTGACATCGGCAAAGTGCTCAATCCGAAAGCCGCACTCGGTCAGGTGATGGGGGCAATGAGCATGGGGCTGAGTTTTGCAAGCCGTGAAACGTTTTTATTCGACCGCTACGAACGGGTGCTCAATCCGCAATTGCGCACATACCGGCCCATTCGCTTCGGCGAACACCCGGAATATATTGTGGAGTTTATCGAAACACCGCAAATCGATGCGCCATACGGGGCGCGCGGCGTCGGTGAACACGGGCTGATCGGCATGCCGGCCGCATTGGCAAACGCTTTGTCGCTCGCTGCAGAAGTGCCGCTCAATGAACTGCCGCTGTTTCCTGAGCAGATTTGGCGGAAAAAGAAAGGGGACATTCATGATTCCTTTTGA
- a CDS encoding XdhC family protein — protein sequence MESYHAVLEAIASSHEQGVLATIIHIDGSAYQKEGACMWISESGRTAGLLSGGCLEETIAIQAKDVLQHQQAHMTTFDMRQEDDFSWGQGAGCNGIIQVLLEPVTAEMRADWLAVKACLDRGEHVLLARTLDGETSGRKNFFFCSESGRRFGGFCGEMTPKLRSLLDSAPLFQGKNGICIIDGVQFYIQHYWPKPRLVIFGANPDAKPLVSFAKQAGFFIVVTDWRPALCSKEHLPDADEWVVGFPSKTVPQLGLNERDFVVIMTHHFQRDQEIIALLRDQPLFYLGVLGPKRRTARLLSASEIPSWIHSPVGLAIGARGPEEIAISIIAEMISVLRNGPASKKKTT from the coding sequence ATGGAAAGCTATCATGCTGTATTAGAAGCGATTGCTTCTTCTCATGAACAAGGAGTATTAGCGACGATTATCCACATCGACGGCTCCGCTTATCAAAAAGAAGGAGCGTGCATGTGGATCAGTGAAAGCGGGCGCACCGCCGGGCTGCTTAGCGGCGGCTGCTTAGAAGAAACGATCGCCATCCAGGCAAAAGATGTTTTGCAACATCAACAAGCCCATATGACAACATTTGATATGAGACAAGAAGATGATTTTTCTTGGGGGCAAGGAGCCGGCTGCAATGGAATCATCCAAGTTCTTCTCGAACCGGTCACGGCGGAAATGCGCGCAGATTGGCTGGCCGTGAAAGCGTGCCTCGATCGCGGGGAACATGTGCTGTTGGCAAGAACGCTTGACGGGGAAACGAGCGGACGGAAAAATTTTTTCTTTTGCAGTGAAAGCGGCAGACGGTTTGGCGGATTTTGCGGCGAAATGACACCGAAGCTAAGAAGTTTGCTTGATTCCGCTCCGCTTTTTCAAGGCAAAAACGGTATATGCATCATCGACGGCGTCCAATTTTACATCCAACATTACTGGCCAAAACCGCGCCTCGTGATTTTCGGCGCCAATCCGGATGCAAAACCACTCGTTTCTTTCGCCAAACAAGCCGGGTTTTTCATCGTCGTCACCGATTGGCGTCCGGCGCTTTGTTCCAAAGAACATCTTCCCGATGCCGACGAATGGGTCGTCGGTTTTCCCAGCAAGACCGTTCCGCAGCTTGGCCTGAATGAGCGCGATTTTGTTGTCATCATGACACATCATTTTCAGCGCGACCAAGAAATTATCGCGCTGCTGCGGGATCAGCCGCTCTTCTATCTTGGCGTGCTAGGGCCTAAACGGCGCACAGCCCGGCTGCTTTCCGCCAGCGAAATACCAAGTTGGATTCATTCTCCGGTCGGCCTTGCCATCGGCGCGCGCGGCCCGGAAGAAATCGCTATTAGCATCATCGCTGAAATGATCAGCGTGCTGCGAAACGGGCCGGCATCAAAGAAGAAAACAACATGA
- a CDS encoding SPFH domain-containing protein has protein sequence MKETKAWHMNGFIGIICIAILVAGALVSFLQQQIVITVLFVVIAVALASGITIVQPNQAKVLIFFGRYLGTIRDSGLFLTVPLTIRQKVSLRVRNFTSSKLKVNDVQGNPIEIAAVIVFRVIDSAKAIFDVDDYEQFVEIQSEAAIRHVATKYPYDTFTDDDEITLRGNADVISDVLAAELQERLKVAGVEVIEARLTHLAYSPEIASAMLQRQQAIAILAARKKIVEGAVSMAQMAIEQLDKEGILELDDERKANMVNNLMVAIVSERATQPVINTGSLY, from the coding sequence ATGAAAGAAACAAAGGCATGGCATATGAACGGTTTTATTGGGATTATTTGCATTGCCATACTAGTGGCGGGAGCGCTTGTTAGTTTTCTTCAGCAGCAAATCGTTATTACTGTTCTATTTGTCGTTATTGCTGTCGCATTAGCAAGCGGCATTACCATTGTGCAGCCCAACCAAGCGAAAGTGCTGATTTTCTTTGGCCGCTATTTAGGCACCATCCGCGATAGCGGGCTATTTCTGACCGTTCCGTTAACAATTCGGCAAAAAGTTTCTTTGCGTGTCCGCAATTTTACGAGCAGCAAGCTGAAAGTAAATGATGTGCAAGGAAACCCGATTGAAATCGCCGCTGTCATCGTATTTCGCGTCATCGACTCCGCGAAAGCCATTTTCGATGTGGACGATTACGAACAGTTTGTAGAGATTCAAAGTGAAGCAGCCATCCGCCATGTTGCCACGAAATATCCTTATGACACATTTACCGATGATGATGAAATAACGTTACGAGGCAATGCAGACGTTATTTCCGACGTGCTTGCCGCTGAGTTACAGGAACGCCTTAAAGTAGCCGGAGTGGAAGTCATCGAAGCGCGCCTTACGCATCTCGCCTACTCTCCGGAAATTGCCAGCGCGATGTTGCAGCGCCAACAAGCCATCGCGATTTTAGCCGCAAGAAAGAAAATTGTCGAAGGTGCCGTTTCCATGGCGCAAATGGCGATCGAGCAGCTTGACAAAGAGGGAATTTTGGAGTTAGATGATGAACGAAAAGCCAATATGGTCAATAACTTAATGGTCGCCATTGTTTCAGAGCGGGCGACCCAACCGGTCATTAACACCGGCAGTCTATATTAA
- a CDS encoding TerC family protein, which yields MTISLEALLALWKIIAIDIILSGDNAVVIAMATRKLPKHQQNLAIFWGTGGAVLLRIVFATVIVFLLKIPFVHLAGGLLLLLIAYKVLIEHNEETNIQSSDRLIKAIATIIAADAVMSLDNVVAIAGASEGHIGMIAFGVAISIPIMIFGSKAIMKIMEKYRWIAYIGSGILAWTGAKMMMEDEGFMRFLHFREGPLTYAVSAGLTVFVLAAGYITNKKAESREGTIV from the coding sequence TTGACAATATCTTTGGAAGCGTTGTTGGCGTTATGGAAAATCATTGCGATTGATATCATTTTATCCGGCGACAACGCGGTTGTCATTGCGATGGCGACGCGGAAGCTACCGAAGCACCAGCAAAATCTGGCGATTTTCTGGGGAACAGGAGGTGCGGTGCTTTTACGCATCGTATTTGCGACAGTCATTGTATTTTTGCTGAAAATTCCGTTTGTTCATTTAGCGGGCGGATTGTTGTTGCTTTTGATCGCCTATAAAGTGCTCATTGAACATAATGAAGAAACGAACATTCAGTCATCTGACCGCCTTATTAAAGCGATTGCTACCATTATTGCGGCGGATGCGGTGATGAGTTTGGACAATGTCGTTGCCATTGCCGGAGCGTCGGAAGGACATATCGGCATGATTGCATTTGGGGTGGCGATCAGTATCCCGATTATGATTTTCGGGTCAAAAGCGATCATGAAAATCATGGAAAAATATCGCTGGATTGCTTACATCGGTTCAGGTATTTTAGCATGGACAGGCGCGAAAATGATGATGGAAGACGAAGGGTTTATGCGTTTTCTCCATTTCCGGGAAGGCCCGCTTACATATGCTGTTAGCGCCGGATTAACGGTCTTTGTGTTAGCAGCTGGGTATATCACCAATAAAAAAGCGGAAAGCAGAGAAGGAACGATTGTGTAA
- a CDS encoding D-2-hydroxyacid dehydrogenase, whose amino-acid sequence MQLQNILVTGRLYSIMAQLLEEKKINKNFRFVAESEVCRDDFFWADAYVGFRPVPCFEFGNIRWVHSLGAGVDAFLWNREWKEDVLLTRTVGSFGEQISEYCLSYILRDLQCHDVYGWYQSQRKWKQVEPQRLRNQCIVICGTGEIGQQIARHLQMFGVQPIGISRSGQMKPHFAAVFPMHQASEVLPKADWVIAALPLTKQTYHLLDEKFFALLNNASFMNVGRGATVDEVALWNALERRHVRLAVLDVVENEPLPPESPLWQHPNVIITPHIAALTSPEEAVDCFLQTLQRIEAGEPLGNKVDVQRGY is encoded by the coding sequence ATGCAGCTTCAAAACATTTTAGTGACAGGGCGGCTGTATTCAATCATGGCGCAGCTATTAGAAGAAAAGAAGATCAATAAAAATTTTCGTTTTGTTGCTGAAAGCGAAGTTTGCCGCGACGATTTTTTTTGGGCGGATGCGTATGTCGGATTTCGCCCAGTGCCTTGCTTTGAATTTGGCAACATTCGTTGGGTGCATTCTCTCGGAGCGGGAGTAGACGCGTTTTTATGGAATCGAGAATGGAAAGAAGATGTGTTATTGACGAGGACGGTCGGTTCATTTGGCGAGCAAATTAGCGAATATTGCCTGAGCTACATACTTCGAGATTTACAGTGCCATGATGTTTATGGATGGTACCAGTCGCAGCGGAAATGGAAGCAGGTCGAGCCGCAGCGGTTGCGGAATCAGTGCATCGTCATTTGCGGAACAGGGGAGATCGGGCAGCAGATCGCCCGCCATTTGCAAATGTTTGGCGTCCAGCCGATCGGCATTTCGCGAAGCGGACAAATGAAACCGCATTTCGCGGCGGTATTTCCGATGCATCAGGCAAGTGAAGTGCTGCCAAAAGCGGATTGGGTCATTGCCGCGCTTCCTTTGACAAAGCAAACGTATCATTTATTGGATGAGAAGTTTTTTGCCCTTTTGAATAACGCTAGTTTTATGAATGTGGGCAGAGGGGCAACTGTTGATGAGGTCGCGTTGTGGAACGCATTGGAAAGACGGCATGTGCGCCTTGCGGTTTTGGATGTCGTCGAAAATGAGCCGTTGCCGCCGGAATCCCCGCTTTGGCAGCATCCGAACGTTATTATCACCCCGCATATTGCCGCATTGACATCACCAGAGGAAGCAGTGGATTGCTTTTTGCAAACATTGCAGCGAATTGAAGCAGGGGAACCGCTTGGCAACAAAGTGGATGTCCAGAGAGGATATTAA
- a CDS encoding LutC/YkgG family protein produces MQTGTIHNRDKFLQTIADRLGRKQRTERVPRPHWRHQPQWTVFQGYSQDELLEALKAQCPRIHTQCVETTSAELKETLKEVVANHGGGPVVTWDDPRFAEYGLTHLLRDEWPKENTDVHIWDASAGRKNIDFADKANVGITFSDITLAESGTVVLFSGNGKGRTVSFLPKTYIAIVAKSTIVPRMTQAAAYIHEQIEKGHLVPSCINFITGPSNSADIEMNLVVGVHGPMKATYIVVVDR; encoded by the coding sequence ATGCAGACTGGGACGATTCATAACCGTGACAAGTTTTTGCAAACTATCGCCGACCGGCTCGGGCGCAAACAGCGCACCGAAAGGGTGCCCCGGCCGCACTGGCGCCATCAGCCGCAATGGACCGTATTTCAAGGCTATAGCCAAGATGAATTATTGGAGGCGTTGAAAGCGCAATGTCCGCGCATTCATACCCAATGTGTCGAAACAACATCCGCTGAACTAAAAGAAACATTAAAGGAAGTGGTCGCCAATCACGGGGGCGGCCCTGTCGTGACATGGGACGATCCACGCTTTGCCGAATACGGATTGACGCATTTATTGCGCGACGAATGGCCGAAAGAAAATACCGATGTCCACATCTGGGACGCTTCCGCCGGCAGAAAAAACATCGACTTTGCGGACAAAGCAAATGTCGGCATCACATTTAGCGACATCACGCTTGCCGAGTCAGGAACGGTCGTGTTATTTAGCGGAAACGGAAAGGGACGAACCGTCAGCTTCTTGCCAAAAACGTATATCGCCATCGTCGCCAAAAGCACCATTGTGCCGCGCATGACTCAGGCAGCCGCTTATATTCATGAACAGATCGAAAAGGGGCATCTCGTCCCTTCATGCATCAATTTTATCACCGGCCCAAGCAACTCGGCGGATATTGAAATGAACTTAGTCGTTGGAGTGCACGGTCCAATGAAAGCAACTTATATTGTCGTTGTCGACCGCTGA
- a CDS encoding LutB/LldF family L-lactate oxidation iron-sulfur protein — translation MPMKIGNANFHERVETNLHNTFMRGAVAGAQERLHTRRLEAAKELGNWEEWRALGEEIRQHTLENLDYYLMQLSENVAKRGGHVFFAQTAEEANNYIRDVVIRKKAKKIVKSKSMVTEEINLNAVLEAAGCEVIETDLGEYILQIDDHDPPSHIVAPALHKNKEQIRDVFREKLGYKQTEKPEELALHARKTLRREYLTADIGITGCNFAIAESGSITLVTNEGNADLVTALPKTQITVMGMERIVPTFEEMEVLVSLLTRSAVGQKLTSYITVLTGPRDEGDVDGPEEFHLVIVDNGRSNILGTEFQPVLQCIRCAACVNVCPVYRHIGGHSYGSIYSGPIGAVLSPLLGGYDDYKELPYASSLCAACTEACPVKIPLHELLLKHRQVIVEREGKAPISEKLAMKAFGLGAASSFFYKFGSKVAPSALAPFTNDDRISKGPGPLKAWTEIREFPAPNKERFRDWFREHQKGGGK, via the coding sequence ATGCCGATGAAAATTGGAAACGCGAATTTCCACGAACGGGTCGAAACAAACCTTCATAACACGTTTATGCGCGGCGCGGTCGCTGGAGCGCAAGAACGGTTGCACACAAGACGGCTCGAGGCGGCCAAGGAACTCGGAAACTGGGAAGAGTGGCGCGCACTCGGAGAAGAAATTCGCCAGCATACGTTAGAAAACTTGGATTATTATTTAATGCAATTAAGTGAAAACGTTGCCAAACGCGGCGGCCACGTCTTTTTTGCGCAAACTGCGGAAGAAGCAAACAATTATATCCGTGATGTCGTCATCCGAAAAAAGGCGAAAAAAATCGTCAAATCGAAATCGATGGTAACGGAAGAAATCAACTTAAACGCCGTATTGGAAGCAGCAGGCTGCGAAGTCATTGAAACAGACCTTGGCGAATACATTTTGCAAATCGACGATCACGATCCTCCTTCGCACATCGTCGCTCCGGCGCTTCATAAAAATAAAGAGCAAATTCGCGATGTCTTTCGCGAAAAACTCGGCTACAAGCAAACGGAAAAACCGGAAGAATTGGCGCTTCATGCCCGTAAAACGTTGCGCCGCGAATATTTAACCGCCGATATCGGCATCACCGGATGCAACTTTGCCATTGCCGAATCCGGATCGATTACGCTCGTCACTAATGAAGGCAACGCTGATTTAGTTACCGCCCTTCCCAAAACGCAAATCACCGTCATGGGAATGGAGCGCATCGTCCCAACGTTTGAAGAAATGGAAGTGCTTGTCAGTTTGTTAACGCGAAGTGCCGTTGGGCAAAAATTAACAAGCTATATTACAGTACTAACAGGCCCGCGCGATGAAGGGGACGTGGACGGTCCGGAAGAGTTTCATTTAGTCATCGTCGATAACGGCCGCTCCAACATTCTCGGCACAGAGTTTCAGCCGGTATTGCAATGCATACGCTGCGCCGCCTGTGTCAACGTATGCCCGGTGTATCGTCACATTGGCGGACATTCATATGGATCGATTTATTCCGGTCCGATTGGCGCCGTTCTTTCGCCATTATTGGGAGGATATGACGACTATAAAGAACTGCCGTACGCCTCCTCGCTCTGCGCGGCTTGTACGGAAGCATGCCCGGTCAAAATTCCGCTTCACGAACTGTTGCTGAAACACCGCCAAGTGATCGTCGAACGCGAAGGAAAAGCGCCGATTTCGGAAAAATTGGCGATGAAAGCGTTTGGCCTTGGTGCGGCTTCTTCGTTCTTTTACAAGTTCGGTTCCAAAGTCGCTCCGAGCGCGTTGGCGCCGTTTACAAATGATGACCGTATTTCCAAAGGTCCCGGACCGCTGAAAGCATGGACGGAAATTCGCGAGTTTCCTGCGCCAAACAAAGAACGGTTCCGCGATTGGTTTCGCGAACATCAAAAAGGAGGCGGAAAATAA